A portion of the Uloborus diversus isolate 005 unplaced genomic scaffold, Udiv.v.3.1 scaffold_14, whole genome shotgun sequence genome contains these proteins:
- the LOC129232940 gene encoding probable isocitrate dehydrogenase [NAD] subunit alpha, mitochondrial, with protein sequence MANVFRKCLSKSRIISLKNSPVFQFVRNESNVRTVTLIPGDGIGPEISVAVQKIFEAAKVPIQWEVEDVTPVKQPDGKMGIPQRAIDSINKNTIGLKGPLATPIGKGHRSLNLAIRQ encoded by the exons ATGGCTAATGTATTTCGAAAATGTTTG TCCAAATCACGAATTATTTCTCTGAAGAATTCTCCTGTCTTTCAATTTGTTCGTAATGAGTCCAATGTTCGCACTGTAACTCTCATACCTGGAGATGGTATTGGACCAGAGATATCAGTTGCTGTGCAGAAGATATTTGAAGCAGCAAAA GTTCCAATTCAGTGGGAAGTAGAAGATGTTACACCTGTTAAGCAACCAGACGGAAAAATGGGAATCCCTCAAAGAGCTATTGATTCTATAAATAAGAATACAATTGGACTTAAAGGACCTCTGGCTACACCTATTGGCAAAGGACATAGGTCTTTAAATTTGGCTATCAGGCAGTAA